In Promicromonospora sp. Populi, one genomic interval encodes:
- a CDS encoding anhydro-N-acetylmuramic acid kinase, translating to MGDPIHKKQRSPAYQQAPLRVVGLMSGTSHDAVDAAACELRHADDTLVLTPLGHLSVPYPAALRAELVAALPPAATTMAAVCRLDTGIGQAFAEIAARAVAELCGGRADLVVSHGQTVFHWVSDGGADLGVTAQYHSEARTSRGGGSVRGTLQLGEPAWIAEATGLPVVSGVRTRDVAAGGQGAPLVGLFDALWLAGRPGTAVALNLGGIANVTVLPGAVGPSSDQSDGRARAAGATPKRESAPLAFDTGPACALLDAATRHVTGGRLAFDADGALAARGRVLPDLLDRLLDEPYYARPAPKSTGKELFHLAYLLDRLGPTPPTAEDLLATLVALTARTVADAVRHTATEVVASGGGTRNPVLMVALREELPGVAVQTSDELGVPSQAKEALAFAVLGWHTWFGLPGVLPGATGARHPSVLGSVTPGVDSRYPPGRVSAEDPPTRLEIFRPG from the coding sequence ATGGGGGATCCGATCCATAAAAAACAGCGATCTCCTGCGTATCAGCAGGCTCCGCTGCGGGTGGTCGGCCTGATGTCCGGCACGTCCCACGACGCCGTCGACGCCGCCGCGTGCGAGCTCCGCCACGCCGACGACACGCTGGTGCTGACGCCGCTCGGACACCTCTCCGTCCCCTACCCGGCGGCGCTCCGGGCCGAGCTCGTGGCGGCCCTTCCGCCGGCCGCGACCACGATGGCGGCCGTGTGCCGGCTCGACACGGGAATCGGACAGGCTTTCGCGGAGATCGCCGCGCGCGCCGTGGCAGAGCTCTGCGGCGGTCGTGCCGACCTCGTCGTCTCGCACGGCCAGACGGTTTTCCACTGGGTGTCCGACGGCGGAGCCGATCTCGGGGTCACCGCGCAGTACCACAGCGAAGCGAGGACCTCGCGGGGCGGGGGTTCCGTTCGCGGCACCCTGCAGCTCGGCGAGCCCGCGTGGATCGCCGAGGCGACAGGGCTGCCGGTCGTCTCGGGCGTCCGCACCCGCGACGTCGCCGCCGGCGGGCAGGGCGCTCCCCTGGTCGGCCTCTTCGACGCGCTGTGGCTCGCCGGGCGGCCGGGCACCGCCGTCGCGCTGAACCTGGGCGGGATCGCGAACGTGACGGTCCTGCCTGGGGCGGTCGGGCCGTCGTCCGACCAGTCGGACGGGCGGGCGCGGGCAGCCGGCGCGACGCCCAAGCGTGAGTCCGCGCCGCTCGCCTTCGACACCGGCCCGGCCTGTGCGCTGCTCGACGCCGCCACGCGGCACGTCACCGGTGGTCGCCTGGCCTTCGACGCCGACGGCGCCCTCGCCGCTCGCGGGCGCGTGCTCCCCGACCTCTTGGACCGCCTGCTCGACGAGCCCTACTACGCACGCCCCGCACCGAAGTCGACCGGCAAGGAGCTCTTCCATCTGGCCTACCTGCTGGACCGCCTCGGACCGACGCCACCCACGGCGGAGGACCTGCTCGCCACGCTCGTCGCGCTCACCGCCCGCACGGTGGCCGACGCCGTGCGGCACACCGCCACCGAGGTCGTCGCGTCCGGCGGGGGTACGCGCAACCCGGTGCTGATGGTGGCCCTGCGAGAGGAGCTGCCGGGTGTCGCCGTCCAGACCTCGGACGAGCTGGGCGTGCCGAGCCAGGCCAAGGAGGCCCTGGCGTTCGCGGTGCTGGGCTGGCACACCTGGTTTGGCCTGCCCGGCGTGCTACCAGGCGCCACAGGCGCACGACACCCGAGCGTGCTGGGCTCGGTGACCCCGGGGGTGGACAGCCGCTATCCGCCGGGCCGGGTCTCCGCCGAAGACCCGCCCACGCGGCTGGAGATCTTCCGTCCAGGCTGA
- a CDS encoding class I SAM-dependent methyltransferase yields MLDVSIAPAPAPDAPFEDHIEWARNAPAIPSTPAALFTGGLDGAPVGDRLTIDGPEWDYPVLARDLVRGSRGAVLDIGTGSGDFFAGLGPLPTGSAATETGPAFLAARRRLEPLGVDVRRAEASWTGDVLLPFFDGQYSAVLSRFSTIDPNEVGRVLEPGGTFLTEQVDTRDGIALNKALRAPLGWDQDGVTVDVICDGLVASGLEIVEATEYAGTRTFKDLSSVLWYLRTAAWQVPELADLSPANVARHEAALRGLHMHFAMGNELVDEAPRILVKARRPY; encoded by the coding sequence ATGCTTGACGTCTCGATCGCCCCAGCCCCGGCGCCAGACGCGCCGTTCGAGGATCACATCGAATGGGCGCGCAACGCCCCGGCCATCCCTTCGACACCCGCCGCGCTGTTCACGGGTGGTCTGGACGGCGCGCCTGTCGGCGACCGTCTCACGATCGATGGCCCGGAGTGGGACTACCCCGTCCTCGCGCGCGACCTGGTCCGCGGGTCCCGGGGTGCCGTGCTCGACATCGGCACCGGCAGCGGGGACTTCTTCGCGGGCCTCGGCCCGCTCCCCACCGGCTCGGCAGCCACGGAGACCGGCCCGGCCTTCCTTGCCGCCCGACGCCGCCTGGAGCCGCTCGGTGTGGACGTGCGCCGCGCCGAGGCGTCCTGGACGGGGGACGTGCTGCTGCCCTTCTTCGACGGTCAGTACAGCGCGGTGCTCAGCCGGTTCAGCACCATCGACCCCAACGAGGTGGGCCGCGTGCTGGAACCGGGCGGGACGTTCCTCACCGAGCAGGTGGACACACGCGACGGCATCGCGCTCAACAAGGCGTTGCGCGCGCCGCTCGGCTGGGACCAGGACGGCGTCACGGTCGACGTCATCTGCGACGGCCTCGTCGCCTCCGGCCTGGAGATCGTGGAGGCCACCGAGTACGCGGGCACGCGCACGTTCAAGGACCTGTCGTCGGTGCTCTGGTACCTGCGTACCGCCGCGTGGCAGGTGCCGGAGCTCGCCGACCTCAGCCCGGCGAACGTCGCGCGGCACGAGGCGGCGCTGCGCGGGCTGCACATGCACTTCGCCATGGGCAACGAGCTCGTCGACGAGGCGCCGCGCATCCTGGTCAAGGCGCGCCGGCCGTACTGA
- a CDS encoding alpha/beta fold hydrolase produces the protein MTTTTVDAFTTSADGTRIAYDLTGPLPGPVPAVVVVDGVLAHRLPVTLAVASELADRVTTLRYDRRGRGGSGDTPPYSVDREVDDIAALLQVTGPAVLLGISSGVFLALRAAADLGAVVTGVLCYEPTYDVASGEPPVDPRMIAGVEACIEVDDPGSAVELFLDVVGMPCRIVPRMRASSSWADLEAIAPTIAYDGRVLAGVALGRRALMGRWDLITQPVLVIDGAASAAPVAAAAQSLAAALPAARRVTLPGHGTDVPPGAMAEAVAGFLGVSP, from the coding sequence ATGACGACCACCACCGTCGACGCCTTCACGACGTCGGCCGACGGCACCCGGATCGCCTACGACCTGACCGGCCCACTCCCCGGTCCGGTCCCGGCGGTCGTCGTGGTCGACGGCGTGCTCGCCCACCGCCTGCCCGTCACGCTCGCCGTGGCGTCGGAGCTGGCCGACCGGGTGACCACGCTGCGGTACGACCGGCGCGGACGAGGCGGGAGTGGCGACACACCCCCGTACAGCGTGGACCGGGAGGTCGACGACATCGCCGCGTTGCTCCAGGTCACCGGGCCGGCGGTGCTGCTGGGCATCTCCTCGGGGGTGTTCCTCGCGCTGCGCGCGGCGGCCGACCTGGGCGCGGTCGTCACCGGAGTGCTCTGCTACGAGCCGACCTACGACGTGGCGAGCGGCGAGCCGCCCGTAGACCCCCGGATGATCGCCGGCGTGGAGGCCTGTATCGAGGTGGATGACCCGGGCAGCGCCGTCGAGCTCTTCCTCGACGTCGTGGGCATGCCCTGCCGGATCGTGCCGCGCATGCGGGCGTCGTCGTCGTGGGCGGACCTCGAGGCGATCGCCCCGACCATCGCCTACGACGGGCGGGTCCTCGCCGGCGTGGCACTGGGCCGCCGGGCGCTGATGGGCCGGTGGGACCTGATCACTCAGCCCGTCCTCGTGATCGACGGGGCCGCGAGCGCCGCGCCGGTCGCGGCCGCCGCTCAGTCGCTAGCGGCCGCGCTCCCGGCGGCACGTCGCGTGACCCTGCCTGGGCACGGGACGGACGTACCGCCGGGAGCTATGGCGGAAGCCGTTGCGGGCTTCCTGGGTGTCAGTCCGTGA
- a CDS encoding NAD(P)H-binding protein encodes MTPASPDRLVALTGADSRLGSRLAFRVAAAGGQQRLLVTGRGATPRLPDGAPLPEAEVFTLPADADPRRLTSVFDGAHAVFLVPSQERPGRLDKHRAAIDAAVLAGVRHVVYVSSVGAGPGAVSTAAQDDWLTEEYLRGTDLVWTMLRIAMFHRTLTFAVYDESFGSGRGTVLRAPAGEGRVACVSHDDVADVATAVLLDEDPDRHAGRTYHLTGPEALTFADVAAALSTATGRNIRYEPQTLEQARAMFYRSTAPEVEDWITQCQAIEEGLLAEVSPDVGRLAGRAARSFETWLDDYPAEWAHLRLPSVR; translated from the coding sequence ATGACGCCCGCGTCGCCCGACCGGCTGGTGGCTCTGACCGGAGCCGATAGCCGCCTGGGTTCCCGGCTCGCCTTCCGCGTGGCTGCGGCGGGTGGTCAGCAGCGCCTCCTGGTCACGGGCCGGGGCGCCACGCCGCGTTTGCCCGACGGCGCCCCGCTGCCGGAGGCCGAGGTCTTCACACTGCCCGCTGACGCCGACCCCAGGCGCCTGACCAGCGTCTTCGACGGCGCGCACGCCGTGTTCCTGGTCCCGAGCCAGGAGCGCCCTGGCCGGCTCGACAAGCACCGAGCGGCCATCGATGCAGCCGTGCTGGCTGGGGTGCGGCACGTGGTCTACGTGTCCTCGGTCGGCGCGGGTCCGGGCGCGGTCTCTACCGCCGCCCAGGACGACTGGCTCACCGAGGAGTACCTGCGTGGCACCGACCTGGTGTGGACGATGCTGCGGATCGCCATGTTCCACCGCACCCTTACCTTCGCGGTCTACGACGAGTCGTTCGGCTCCGGACGGGGCACGGTGCTCCGCGCACCGGCTGGCGAGGGCCGGGTCGCCTGCGTGTCGCACGACGACGTGGCCGACGTCGCGACCGCCGTCCTCCTCGACGAGGACCCGGACCGCCACGCGGGCCGGACCTACCACCTGACCGGGCCCGAGGCCCTGACCTTCGCGGACGTCGCCGCCGCGCTGTCTACTGCCACGGGCCGGAACATCCGGTACGAGCCGCAGACCCTGGAGCAGGCCCGCGCAATGTTCTACCGCTCCACCGCGCCCGAGGTGGAGGACTGGATCACGCAGTGCCAGGCGATCGAGGAGGGCCTGCTCGCGGAGGTCAGCCCTGACGTCGGGCGTTTGGCGGGCCGGGCCGCGCGCTCGTTCGAGACCTGGCTCGACGACTACCCGGCGGAGTGGGCACACCTGCGGCTACCGTCGGTGAGATGA
- a CDS encoding alpha/beta hydrolase, with protein MTSLTPAAEDGRTPEPAPEPAWEPDVLPGFERLTLPLHPDEHEDEVVATLVRRARPGPDVPASDRPDDAGPRRGRRRVGAENPQVARLWDELSELGRRLHLHGASRPQADPVPDVGVDLLYVHGWLDYFFQAHLADFWESLGVRFHALDLRRYGRSIRAGQTPGYVRSLNIYDEEIEAALGAMGHGQDTQPARRLVLMGHSTGGLIVSLWTARNQERVAGLVLNGPWLEFQTREAGRKLMEPGIRVQSVLVPRSQLVNLDRGLYARSISARFDGEWDYDVAWRPDAGWRPTPAWLAAIFRGQDQVARGLGIEIPVLVLLSARSAISTRWNEEMKRADAVLDVVGIARRVPDVGSLTTLVRINGGLHDATLSAEPVREQVWREMSRWFRGYVLAPD; from the coding sequence ATGACGAGTCTCACCCCGGCAGCGGAGGATGGAAGGACGCCAGAGCCGGCGCCGGAACCGGCGTGGGAACCCGACGTGCTGCCGGGCTTCGAGCGCCTGACACTGCCGCTGCACCCCGACGAGCACGAGGACGAGGTGGTGGCGACCCTGGTGCGCCGCGCACGGCCGGGGCCAGATGTCCCGGCCTCCGACCGGCCGGACGACGCCGGGCCGCGCCGGGGCAGACGCCGCGTGGGCGCGGAGAACCCGCAGGTGGCGCGCCTCTGGGACGAGCTGTCGGAGCTCGGCCGGCGGCTGCACCTGCACGGCGCCTCGCGCCCGCAGGCTGACCCCGTGCCCGACGTCGGCGTCGACCTGCTGTACGTGCACGGTTGGCTCGACTACTTCTTCCAGGCCCACCTCGCGGATTTCTGGGAGTCGCTCGGGGTGCGGTTCCACGCCCTGGACCTGCGCCGTTACGGGCGAAGCATCCGCGCGGGCCAGACCCCGGGGTATGTGCGCAGCCTCAACATCTACGACGAGGAGATCGAGGCCGCACTCGGCGCCATGGGACACGGGCAGGACACGCAGCCTGCGCGCAGGCTGGTGCTCATGGGCCACTCGACGGGCGGCCTCATCGTCAGCCTATGGACGGCGCGCAACCAGGAGCGTGTCGCGGGGCTCGTGCTGAACGGGCCGTGGCTGGAGTTCCAGACCCGCGAGGCGGGCCGCAAGCTCATGGAGCCGGGCATCCGGGTGCAGTCCGTGCTTGTGCCGCGCAGCCAGCTCGTCAACCTGGACCGCGGCCTGTACGCGCGGTCCATCTCGGCACGGTTCGACGGCGAGTGGGACTACGACGTCGCCTGGCGGCCCGACGCCGGATGGCGCCCGACCCCCGCCTGGCTCGCCGCGATCTTCCGTGGGCAGGACCAGGTGGCGCGTGGCCTCGGCATCGAGATACCGGTCCTGGTGCTGCTCAGCGCCCGCAGTGCCATCTCGACGCGGTGGAACGAGGAGATGAAGAGGGCGGACGCGGTGCTGGACGTGGTCGGCATCGCTCGCCGGGTCCCTGATGTCGGGTCCCTCACCACGCTGGTCCGCATCAACGGGGGCCTGCACGACGCGACGCTCTCCGCGGAGCCTGTGCGGGAGCAGGTCTGGCGCGAGATGAGCCGCTGGTTCCGCGGCTACGTCCTCGCGCCGGACTGA